The Bradyrhizobium oligotrophicum S58 genome contains the following window.
CCGCGCTCCTACAAGGTGAAGACCTCGCCGGAGTTCGTCGCACTGAAGGAGCGGATGGTGGAGGAGATTCGGGCAGAAGCGCTGAAGGTCGCGGCGGAGGCGTGAGGCGCGAGTTTCGAGAGGCTTTGCTCGGGCGAGGACTCTCTCGCAGTGAGACTCGCTGAGACATACCCCCCACCCAAGCGCGTTTGCCGCTCTGTCCTACATGCCCTCGCCCCCAAGCGAAGCGGAGCTTCGCAAGGTGGGAGAGGGCATCGCCGGCTCCTCCGCAGGCTCGCTTGGGTGAGGGGTCACTTTCTGCAAGCGAAACTCGTCGATGCATAGCCACTTACCAGGCTACAGCAACCACATCGTGACGCTATCTCCGGAAGCCCCCGATCCGTTTCAGCCACGGCACCAGATGGAATGCGCACATCAGCAGATACATCACCGTCATATCTCCGAGTGGCGCGCCTGGTGGCATGGCCGAGCAGATCGGGTCTGCCCGGCCGTCGCGTGCCATGGCATTCAGGACCGCCATCAGCGCGAAGGTCGGCGCCGCGGCGAAGCGGAGACCATTGGCGATGTCGGGCATCACGCGCTTTCCGGAAGCAAAGAACGCCATGGCTCAGCCTCTCAGCGCATGCCGTATTCGTCGTGACGCCGCCACCAGACGCCCTGCTCGTTGCGCCCCTTCGGTGCGCGATCGAGCCATTGATAGGCGCCCCAGAGGCCATCGAGACCGCGGGCATAGCTCGAATAGGTGTGATAAACGACGCCATCCTCGAGAATGAACGCGCTCATGCCCGGCCGGTCGCGCATGAAGGTTGCGCCATCGGTCCCGGCACCGGCCGCGATCTCCGCCACCATCGCCGGCACATCGCTGGCCCCGAGCGGAGGACTGGTGCGATAGTTGTATTCAGTGCCGCCCTGGCGCTGCTGCGCTTCGGTGATCGCAACCTCATAGTCGAAGTTGAAGTCGCTGCTCGCCGACGACGCCCAGGGAAACGTCCAGCCCATCCGCGCCTTGTACGCCTTGAGCTTGGCGAGCGGCGCCCGCGACACCGCCCACAGCATCACGTCGTGATTGGCGAGATGAACCTGGAAGCCGTTGAAGCCGTCGGCGATCATCGAGCAGGACGGGCAGCCGGCCTGGAAGTCGGGTCCGAACATGAAGTGATAGACGAGCAGTTGCGAGCGCCCCTTGAACAAATCGGGCAGCGTTGCCGGTCCGTCCTCCGTGTCGAAACGGT
Protein-coding sequences here:
- a CDS encoding DUF899 domain-containing protein is translated as MTMHITGTREDWLKARLDLLEAEKEFTRRGDELAQRRQALPWVRVDKAYRFDTEDGPATLPDLFKGRSQLLVYHFMFGPDFQAGCPSCSMIADGFNGFQVHLANHDVMLWAVSRAPLAKLKAYKARMGWTFPWASSASSDFNFDYEVAITEAQQRQGGTEYNYRTSPPLGASDVPAMVAEIAAGAGTDGATFMRDRPGMSAFILEDGVVYHTYSSYARGLDGLWGAYQWLDRAPKGRNEQGVWWRRHDEYGMR